One region of Miscanthus floridulus cultivar M001 chromosome 19, ASM1932011v1, whole genome shotgun sequence genomic DNA includes:
- the LOC136526303 gene encoding pre-mRNA-splicing factor CWC25-like, producing MDRDRSSRRTHDDDGHHRSRDRDDDRHHRRSRHNTDAHHRRDGGDEDRRRRHYRDKDEGGGSEDDRRHRHHHDKDDSCSHRYRDGGDDDRRRGNRRSISPSESPPPSSKRDRSSSHPRESVERCNSTDREPWSSSWKRKGHEGSGDGDEPSHKGGKRVRASVDPPPPKEERPRRECRRFEDVDAIGKNGDVSKLGKEISSHE from the coding sequence ATGGATCGCGACCGCTCCTCGCGCCGCACCCACGACGACGACGGGCACCACCGATCCCGCGACCGGGACGACGACCGACACCACCGCCGCAGTCGCCACAACACCGATGCTCACCACCGGCGCGACGGCGGGGACgaggaccgccgccgccgccactaccGCGACAAGGACGAGGGCGGAGGCAGCGAGGATGACCGCCGCCACCGTCACCATCACGACAAAGACGACAGCTGTAGCCACCGCTACCGCGACGGCGGGGACGACGATCGTCGCCGTGGGAACCGACGGTCCATTTCCCCGTCTGAGTCCCCGCCACCCTCGTCGAAGCGGGACCGCTCGTCTAGCCACCCGCGGGAGTCCGTCGAGCGCTGCAACTCCACCGACCGCGAGCCGTGGTCGTCATCGTGGAAGCGGAAGGGCCACGAGGGCAGTGGCGACGGGGACGAGCCTAGCCACAAAGGGGGAAAGCGGGTCAGGGCATCCGTAGATCCGCCTCCGCCCAAGGAGGAGAGGCCTAGGCGGGAGTGCCGGAGGTTTGAGGATGTCGATGCGATTGGGAAGAATGGTGATGTGAGTAAGCTGGGTAAGGAAATCTCATCTCATGAGTAG
- the LOC136527881 gene encoding ribose-phosphate pyrophosphokinase 2, chloroplastic-like — protein MAATAGTGSSFVSPRRSHSAAASSSFRAAASRFRSPRCVLGSEQLRVAQEGKRMGGAEPRVAAWTPKAPAPEARLAALPRELRDSRMKIFSGTANRPLAQEIAAYLGVDLGKILIKRFADGEIYVQLQESVRGCDVFLIQPTCSPVNENLMELFIMIDACRRASARSITVVIPYFGYARADRKAQGREPITAKLAANLFTEAGSDRVIVCDIHSTQALGYFDIPVDHIYGQPVILDYLASKTISEDLVVVSPDVGGVVRARAFAKKLLNARLAIVDKRRQGHNMSEVMNLIGDVKGKVAILIDDMIDTAGTITSAAALLKQEGAEAVYACCTHAVFSPPAIERLSGGVFEEVIVTNSILLPEDKCFPQLTVLSMANLVAETIWHVHRDGSVSSIFQ, from the exons atggcggccaccgcgggGACCGGGTCCTCCTTCGTCTCCCCGCGCCGCAGTcacagcgccgccgcctcctcgtcgTTCCGCGCCGCCGCCTCGCGCTTCCGCTCGCCG AGATGCGTGCTCGGGAGCGAGCAGCTGCGTGTGGCGCAGGAAGGGAAGCGGATGGGCGGGGCCGAGCCCCGGGTCGCCGCGTGGACGCCAAAGGCGCCGGCGCCGGAGGCCAGGCTTGCTGCACTGCCAAGGGAGCTGCGGGACTCCAGGATGAAGATCTTCTCCGGCACGGCCAACCGCCCGCTCGCTCAG GAAATTGCTGCTTACCTGGGTGTAGACCTCGGCAAGATCCTGATCAAGCGCTTTGCTGATGGAGAAATTTATGTGCAACTGCAAGAGAGCGTGAGAGGATGTGATGTGTTCTTGATCCAGCCCACATGCtctcctgtcaacgaaaacctcATGGAGCTCTTCATCATGATTGATGCATGCCGGCGGGCTTCAGCACGGTCTATTACCGTTGTTATTCCATACTTTGGTTATGCTAGAGCAGACAGAAAG GCACAAGGGCGTGAGCCCATTACTGCCAAACTTGCTGCAAATTTATTTACTGAAGCTGGTAGTGACCGTGTCATTGTATGTGATATTCATTCTACGCAAGCGTTGGGGTACTTTGATATTCCTGTGGATCATATATATGGGCAG CCTGTGATTCTGGATTACCTGGCCAGCAAGACAATATCCGAAGATCTTGTGGTTGTTTCTCCTGATGTGGGTGGTGTTGTTAGAGCACGTGCATTTGCTAAGAAATTATTGAATGCCCGTTTAGCTATTGTTGATAAAAGAAGACAGGGTCACAACATGTCAGAG GTCATGAACTTAATTGGTGATGTGAAAGGAAAAGTGGCTATCTTGATTGATGACATGATTGACACAGCAG GGACAATCACTAGTGCAGCGGCTCTGTTAAAGCAGGAGGGAGCAGAAGCTGTATATGCTTGTTGTACACATGCTGTTTTCAG CCCTCCCGCAATTGAAAGGCTTTCTGGAGGCGTCTTTGAGGAAGTTATTGTGACAAACTCCATCCTGTTGCCAGAAGACAAATGCTTCCCTCAGCTGACGGTGCTTTCAATGGCGAACCTTGTAGCGGAAACAATTTGGCATGTTCATCGCGATGGCTCCGTCAGCAGCATCTTCCAATAG
- the LOC136528767 gene encoding non-structural maintenance of chromosomes element 4 homolog A-like: protein MADTGAREPEPVTPPPAQQQEQQAEETQAVDDRRLLRSQYLAVKGLISDEKDEMASVDSDKFCSIINKVESLHQHVQRPREQIADAETLLDLTASLVASVRSQSVLGITPSDFIAALLKKFGKKGGPNDENVSLDWARLGLATSHVFMKASGCATMVGPMKTEVKPRRVCIRKKRTARPHGSACPEQLADPSEKTKSDTDKNMSAIFDLLRRKKNARLEHLILNRTSFAQTVENIFALSFLVKDGRVQIKVNDEGHHFVYPRNAPAASAVASGDVVYSHFVFRFDFKDWKLMKGVVPEGEELMPHRSSETITNTGGNHTEAEVPLATTSTTIRKLCRNRGLVSQDEMIATGAQGVMENEMLAMGANEAMEDEMVAAMGATEAVGDKMVATGAEEVMGDKMVKERKDMNLTYKRRRLFQDV, encoded by the exons ATGGCGGACACGGGAGCGAGGGAGCCGGAGCCGgtgacgccgccgccggcgcagcagcaggagcagcaggcgGAGGAGACCCAGGCGGTGGACGATCGGCGGCTGTTGCGCTCGCAGTACCTCGCCGTGAAGGGCCTAATCAGCG ATGAGAAGGATGAAATGGCGAGCGTGGACTCTGATAAGTTCTGCTCCatcatcaacaaggtggagagcCTGCACCAGCATG TTCAGAGGCCCAGGGAGCAAATAGCTGACGCAGAAACCCTGCTGGACCTTACCGCTAGTTTGGTAGCATCAGTAAGGTCCCAATCAGTTCTGGGAATCACACCTTCTGATTTTATTGCTGCGCTGCTGAAGAAATTTGGAAAGAAAGGAGGTCCCAATGATGAGAATGTTTCGTTGGACTGGGCCCGTCTTGGGCTTGCTACCTCGCATGTTTTCATGAAGGCATCTGGATGTGCCACCAT GGTTGGTCCCATGAAGACAGAAGTGAAGCCACGAAGAGTTTGTATTAGGAAAAAGAGGACTGCAAGGCCACATGGAAGCGCTTGCCCTGAACAG CTTGCTGATCCATCTGAGAAAACAAAGTCTGATACTGACAAGAATATGTCTGCTATATTTGATCTTCTGAGGAGGAAGAAAAATGCAAGGCTGGAACACCTTATTTTAAACAGGACATCATTTGCCCAAACAGTGGAGAACATATTTGCCTTGTCATTCCTTGTGAAAGATGGAAGAGTTCAAATCAAAGTGAATGATGAGGGACATCATTTTGTCT ATCCAAGGAATGCACCTGCAGCTAGTGCTGTTGCCTCAGGAGATGTGGTCTATAGCCACTTTGTCTTCCGATTTGATTTCAAAGACTGGAAG CTCATGAAAGGGGTCGTTCCAGAGGGGGAAGAACTTATGCCACACAGGTCCTCTGAGACCATAACCAACACTGGAGGAAATCATACTGAGGCTGAGGTGCCCTTGGCCACAACAAGCACAACGATCAGGAAACTCTGCAGGAACCGGGGCCTGGTCTCGCAAGATGAGATGATTGCGACAGGCGCACAAGGAGTCATGGAAAATGAGATGCTAGCCATGGGTGCTAacgaagccatggaagatgagatggtAGCTGCCATGGGTGCGACGGAAGCTGTGGGAGACAAGATGGTGGCAACAGGAGCAGAGGAAGTCATGGGAGACAAGATGGTAAAGGAGCGGAAGGACATGAACCTGACGTACAAGCGCAGGCGTCTGTTCCAGGACGTCTGA
- the LOC136527356 gene encoding zinc finger CCCH domain-containing protein 44-like, translated as MDAGRKRTALEAGANGAGGPKRARESETTQMGVGSKSKPCTKFFSTAGCPFGASCHFLHNFPGGYQAVSKMTNLGGPPVPAPPGRMPMGPGGPDGPPSPAVKTRMCNKYNTAEGCKWGSKCHFAHGERELGKPLQMDNSMGAPPPMGPGPNGHFMPPPMPHLDMVPPSTFGASATAKISVDASLAGAIIGKGGTNTKHISRVTGAKLAIRDNEADPNHKNIELEGTFDQIKHASAMVTELIVRISGKVPGPQAKNNPGGRGPGSHAGGPGSNFKTKLCENFNKGSCTFGDRCHFAHGESELRKPAAA; from the exons AATCGGAGACAACTCAAATGGGTGTAGGAAGCAAATCCAAGCCGTGCACCAAATTTTTCAG CACGGCCGGTTGTCCCTTTGGTGCAAGTTGCCATTTTCTCCATAACTTCCCCGGTGGCTACCAGGCGGTTTCAAAGATGACCAACTTGGGTGGACCACCTGTTCCAGCTCCACCAGGAAGAATGCCTATGGGACCTGGGGGTCCTGATGGGCCACCTTCACCTGCAGTGAAGACTCGCATGTGTAACAAGTACAACACTGCAGAAGGATGTAAATGGGGGAGCAAATGCCACTTTGCTCATGGAGAGAGGGAGCTTGGAAAGCCCCTGCAGATGGACAACTCGATGGGAGCTCCTCCTCCAATGGGGCCAGGGCCCAACGGTCACTTCATGCCACCGCCAATGCCTCACCTAGACATGGTTCCTCCCTCCACATTCGGTGCTTCGGCCACAGCCAAGATCAGTGTTGATGCATCCCTTGCTGGCGCCATCATTGGGAAGGGTGGTACCAACACAAAGCATATATCCCGAGTGACTGGGGCCAAGTTAGCCATCCGGGACAATGAGGCTGATCCCAACCATAAAAACATTGAGCTCGAGGGAACATTTGACCAGATCAAGCACGCTAGCGCAATGGTCACAGAGTTGATTGTCCGCATCAGTGGTAAGGTGCCTGGCCCACAAGCCAAGAATAACCCAGGTGGCAGGGGGCCTGGTTCTCATGCTGGGGGTCCTGGAAGCAACTTCAAGACCAAGTTGTGTGAGAACTTCAACAAAGGCTCCTGCACCTTTGGAGACAGGTGCCACTTTGCCCATGGCGAAAGTGAGCTGCGCAAACCTGCTGCTGCTTGA